One Panicum virgatum strain AP13 chromosome 9K, P.virgatum_v5, whole genome shotgun sequence genomic region harbors:
- the LOC120647857 gene encoding putative glycine-rich cell wall structural protein 1, which translates to MAPERLLFYHCGFTLKICSSKLTALSLFVFFSIGLANAVRVTRYSSSQGTGAREGNGGALANGAGSGSGSGSGSSQTSGGGSYASARGGGGGGGWSQYGGSAFGGGSGTGSGSTLSEQGSSYGYGGTTSAGGNGGGGGGGQALGNEGSSGYGAGGGNGSGSSEASRCYYNPYVPTYANANAAGNGGGTGNSQKGGSGGGNGSGSGYGDADP; encoded by the coding sequence TTCTACCATTGTGGCTTCACACTCAAAATATGTAGCAGTAAGCTTACAGCACTTAGCCTTTTTGTGTTCTTCAGTATTGGATTAGCCAATGCTGTTAGGGTGACTAGGTACTCTAGTTCTCAAGGAACGGGTGCAAGAGAGGGCAATGGTGGCGCGCTAGCGAATGGAGCTGGCTCAGGATCCGGAAGCGGCTCTGGATCCAGTCAGACTAGTGGTGGTGGATCCTATGCGAGTGCtagaggtggtggcggcggcggcggctggtcaCAATATGGTGGTTCTGCCTTTGGTGGTGGATCCGGCACAGGATCTGGCTCTACTTTATCTGAACAGGGGTCGTCTTATGGCTATGGTGGGACTACAAGTGCTGGGGGcaatggtggcggtggtggtggcgggcaAGCTTTAGGCAATGAGGGCTCTAGTGGATATGGTGCAGGTGGTGGCAATGGATCTGGATCTAGCGAGGCAAGTAGATGCTACTACAATCCATATGTACCAACATATGCCAATGCAAATGCTGCGGGTAATGGTGGTGGCACAGGAAACAGTCAAAAAGGTGGGAGTGGTGGTGGTAATGGTAGTGGTTCTGGGTACGGAGATGCAGACCCTTAG